GCAGGAAAGAAACCTTCCCTGATCCTCTGAATCAAAAACATGGTTCATAATGGTTTTCTTCCTCCACACACCCTCAAACATAACTTCTGATGCATCAACAGAAACAGGTGGGGTTTATACCTTTTTTCTTGATCCTTGTTTCAAACAAATGTCTCattaaaacaggaagaaaactgcCCATCTGAATGATGCTTAGGTTGTAATTGCATTGCACCTGTATGACGCTCCCTCCTGAGATGCCCTCACAGGTTGTTCAAGAACGGGACCCACCACACATTGCTCTATACTTTTAGCCTTGTCCCACACAAGGACACAATTTCATACCCTACATTTCCATCCTACGCTGCTGTCACAGTGAAAATCTCAGAGGTGTGGTACCATCAGTGTCAGCAAGCTTGGGGTAAATGTCTAAAGGAAACATGGCTTTGAAAGACGGAACGTATTTTTTGAGAGGTGGAAAATGAAACAACTggagtttgttttcctgaagctTCTTCCACTCCCCTGAGCAATTCAGTGCAAATttgcaaagaacaaaataaaaacctcccTTCCCACAGCTGTACCAGCCTCCTCCCTTAGCTTCTTACTAATGCAGCACATAACCTCttaaaaatctttccaaatAATCTCTGCTCAACCATGGCCAGCTCACACATTTTATGCAGTGGAAAGCATCAGCAAATCATTtagctaaaaaaattaaaaatggtaattttgtCTTTGAGCCTTCCTCATCAGCCTCACTAGGAAATTAAACTCTTTTTCCCAAAGTCTCCTGGCAGTTTTGTTTCCCAGCAGCAGTGCCATGCCCCTCTCCTCCGTGGGTGGCAAACGCAAAGGTTTGTCCCTCCAACATCATGTATTGAGGCTGTGTTTTGGCCAGGGTTCGGCAGGTGCTGGGTTCAGGATTGCAGCACTCGTAACAGAAAATGATCTTTGGTCTAAGGCAGCATCACCCTCGGCCCAACCCAGTCTCACCTGGCTTCGTGCACAGCGTGGGTGCGATGGGCAGGGCAGAAGCGCGTGTGCTCGTGCCACGGGTGGATGTCCCAGCCACCACTTGGAGAAGGACACGCATCTCGGCTCAGCATCACATGAACACAGAGAGGTGGTTTTGAGACTGattcacagctgctgctctgcataaCCACGAGCAcactgcagccccagggctgctcccgcAGCAGGGACCTCAGCACGATTTGTTTCACTGCCATCTCTAACAGATCCCATTAGGACCTTCTGGGAAAGGTGTTCACATCTGGCAAAGTACAACCAGGCTCTCCCCATGCCAGCATCTTAGAGATGGTACTGGAGATCTGCTTCTGCCCTGCACCCTTGACTGCGGAGCTCTCCTTGCCTGCCAGTCTGATAAGGGCAGGGATCAGAGAGAGATCTCCAGGCTTCCCTGCAGTCAGGAGGGACACGGTGCTTTATCCACAGCTTCATTTGAGCTTTTTGCACTGAGTGAGAATTTGCTGAGCAAATAAAAGCCGTAATCACCCAGCTGGGGACTCAGACATGCCGTTAGGCTGGCCCCTGCAGACCAGCTTTGAAGAACCAGtcaagaaacaatttttttaataaagaaaaattcatcACAGTAAGTAATTTCCAACGAGCTCACACTGTCGGGCCCCAACTGGCAAATACACATTCTTCTGAACAGCCTGGCTCCCTGGGACCAGAGGCGAGCAGTCACTGCTGGGAACGCAGCAAGGTGCCAGCAGGCAGACAGCAACGCAGTTGTTGTCTCCACTTTGTCACCCGTCCCACTTGCCTAGTGCCTCCTCCGGTCAAAGCAGGCAGCGAGGAAGAAATCAGACCTGACCAGCCACCGGGAGTTTATTGCCAAACTGTGAAGAGTGATAGCGAAGGAAAGCAGCAAACCTCAACCCAGTCCTGAGCTGAGAAAGAAAGATCAGACAGTAAACAGCAGATCAAAAGGATCTCAGACTCCTAGGGCTGATAGCATCTATGGTCCAGATACTGCTGTTAGGTGAGTGACCTCCTGAGCTGGCAGATGGTGACAAGTGGCTTTCCACCACTTTTGTCCTGAAGTTAGCCAGGAACCATCTTGTCCTATAAATCAGTTACCAGCAAGTCTTCATGGACTTGCTGGCAGCTGAGAGACTTAGTGGAGAGACATCTCCAGCTTGGGTTCTCCAAAAGCAGTTCTTGCATCAGGGAACAGGGATTTAGcatgaatcatagaattgtttgggttggaaaggacctttaaaggtcatctagtccaaatcTCGTGACCGTCGGCAACTATGGGAGCTGCTGAGCTATCCTGTACCTAACAATGCCTGGAAAGATATAGTCAAGCTTCCAGGACCTACAAGTACCCTTCTGGGCTACTCCACCACTGTGCTTTCACATGaacccagcagcagcatcagctcCTGGGAGGTGAAGCCAGGCTGCTCTTCTTTGTGTCCATCACAAGGTGTCAGTGTGTGGCCATCCCCTCCAGACATGGCCAAGCTGTGGTGATCGCTGACAGTCACCAATGGACTTCTACAGGTCACGCCTCGCCCTACCATGTCATGACACCACCACCCACTATGGTCCTTTGGGTCCAGGGATCGCTGCGGTCCCGCTCTGTCTCTTTCTCCCCCCGTCACCCCTCTCGCTCACACACAAGCCCGGGGAAGCAcgagcagccccagcagcacagggcacaACCCTGGGCCATCGGgtcctgcttctcctccctgtgctgcagccacATCTGCACCTCCTGTGCCAGGACCCTCAATACAGGCTATGGATGCTCGACTGGACCCTGCGTCTGGCACGGGGCCTGCACCAGTTGATCAAAGCACTTCCCTGCGGGAAGGAAGTGGGGTGGATGTCTGATAAGCAGGTTGCCTCCGCCAGCAGCAGTCGTGCCTCGCTGCTGATCTCTGGTGACTTGGAAAGCAACCCACGGCAGCCCCAGCAGGCACTAGCCACACCAGGGAGGAACTGGAGCGATTCGCCATCCCCTTGCccagagctgaaaggaaaggatTCTCCAATAAAGGCTGCATCTGACCAACccagggagagcagcagaaagatcTGGCTTAAATACAGCTTGCCCTGGGTCACGGCTGCTGGCGCAGCGGATGTCCAGCAGACAACGCATGTGACATCCTCTCCAGCACACAAGGGGACACAGCGAGAGCAGGCTGTGCCTCCTTGCTGCAGCCAGGCGCGCATTGCAGCCAGCACATCCCAGCAAGGGGAGAGCCCTGGGACAGTGACCTCGGCGCCGGCCACGCACCTATCCTGCCCTTGCAGATGTCTAGCTTTAAACCGAGCAGCCAGGCCCCTGTATATTCACATCTGAGCTGTCCTGGCTGCTAGGACGGGTCACTGCAACAGCACACAGGGAGCAACGGGGCCCATTCCCCAAGTGTGCAGGGCAGCAGGCTGCTCCTGCCGTGActcccacctccctgccaggctgggcagcGTCATAGCCGGTGGCAGAGAGACCCCATTAGTGGCCAATGCACTGATAAGCAGCACTTGGGAACGGGGCAGTTGTGGCCCATGCCTGGGGGACTTTGTCCATCTCTGAGTTGGTGCATGGTGGCATGAACCAGCAGGAGTAGAAGCTTGGTGAGACAAAGGGATGAGGCTGGTGGGACTGACTCTGCATGGCTGAGATGACCCATTAGCAGGAGTGTGGCAGGCCAGGGAAAAGTCAGGATGAAGTCCCAGGTTTTGACAAACCACCCTAGCAGTCTGATGTCTCTTGGGTTTGCTTCACCCTCGCCAGCCCTACACACACACGGCAACCCAGCAACACCATCCCAGCATATCCACTGATGCTGGTCCCAGCTGCCCCAAGGGACAGCAGAACACCACAAAACCCATCTGGGTTGATTAAAAGGCATTGAAATTACCTTTAGGTTTAAATCACTGGTGCTCACCATCCAGGAACCttggaggaagcagcagcaaacccaGAATCTAGCCCCTCTCTGACTCTCCTTGCATGATCAGTGATGAGGAGGGGACCACAGGATGCAATGTGAGCTTGCTCAGATGCTGGGAAAAACATTTATACACAAGGGCAGCTCTTTTTCTCCACAGATGATCACAGGCATGCGCTACCCAGACACTGCACATAGACCAGACAGCTGGCGGCTGGGAGCATCGCCTGTCCCAGGGCCAGTGGAGCAGAGCAGCCATCCACAGCGGCAGAAAAGGGAGAACTTTACCCATGCCCCGAGCCAGGACAAAAGCTGTGAGTACAGCAGGTACAATTTCACTCCCTGCAACGCAGCCAGAGCGCTGGCGAGCGGCGTGACTCACAGCCCTGAAATGAATTAGCACCTTCAGTTTATCTTGGATGTTTTGCCTGAAAACCCCAAGGTGTGATTTAACGCTCTGAGAAATCTGTTTTCCCCACTCTGTGCTGATTGCTTCAAAACATAAGGAAACCAGATGGGACCATGtgtaaaaggaaatgaaaatgagagtTAGCAAAGTGCCTGTGCTTACGGTAAGGGACTGCGAATGGTTCTTGGATCTTTCCTGCCATCTCCCGTCCCTAACCCTCGCGCTCCAGCCAATTTGATTTTTTCATGATGAATCAGTACTGGGAAGCTATTTTGCTTCTTGgcaattgtattttttttcctctgcaaaagcAGTAATTCAATGAACTACGTGATGAATTATAGTTGTTGCTATTATTTCTCAATTCCATTTTGGCCACCGTGGTGTTCGGTGATTCAGTTTTTCCTAAATATAAGTCTTTAAATCCCCATTTAAAACTAAAGGCATGATGGCAGCTGCAAGCTGGTGTGGTGTTAATTTTGGAAGCAAATGAGGAGCAAAAAAGACAAATCATGTAAAAAATAGCCAGCTGAGAGACAGCAATAATTAGCTGAATTctgaacatttttctcctgttgttATGGGGAGAAAGGATCGGATAATTTTGCACCaagttttctctgcttttttataATTGTTTTGGGACCACACTTGAATGGCAGAGCTTGAGTTTTGAACAGCTTTCCAAGAACTGTTCCAAAATCTCCTGTGACTGATGCTCTCTGGAGCCACGGGCATGTTTGGCAGAGAGCACGGAGTGTTTCCGGCACTGGGTCTGGTCCAAACCCTGTGTCCTCGCTGATCTAATAACAGAGGTTTCAGCAGCCACGATGGTGCTAATGTAGGACACCTGGCCTTGTGCAGCCCGCAGCCTGGTGCTGGGCTGACCAGTGCAGATGCAGCCCATTGCCACCAACCCTGCAAACCCCATCCACCcaaccctcctccccagcatgTTAccgcccagcagcagctccctaaATCCAGACACCACGAACGATTACCAGGAGGAGCAGCTATTTTCCAGGTGGTAATTTGTTCATGTGGCCACTCACTGAAGTAATCTACTGATATAGTTTTACCAGCTGGTAAAAATACACCTGTAGAATCATTTATTCTTCTCCCTGCATGGGAACAATGCTTATTCtccatttaaatgtatttttcaggaCAGCTACATTGGTTGGAAGAGTGGAAACAGAGCGCTAGCACATGCAAACTGATACGGGTCGtctgggaaagctgctgctgctgtagatTTACAGCGATCAGGTTGGCAGAGCTCACCCCATGCAGGGATTTGTCTCGTCTTGACCGGCAGACAAACAGGTTTCTGCTTCAGAGGAAGGATTATACAGCAAAGCCTTTAATTGGGACCGAGCCCTGCAGGTGGATTTCCCTTGGGATGGGGAAGATGCAGTATCTCCCCTGACCCTTGCTGTGGTACGCAGAGGGCTTggcagcccccccggccccatTAAACCACCACAGGGATTTTCTACTGGTGCACGCGTGCCATCCGAGGGCTGCGGTCCTGCTCGTTAACGCTGCCAGGTCACAAGCTGTCTGATGGTGTCAGGCTCCCATGCTGCCATTTGGGATGTCGGCTGCCCCTCCGACCTCGCTGCAGAGCCGTCACAAGCTCCACATCACGCAGTTCAGCTAAACCGAAGGGGTTTGTCACCCAGGTCGCTCTGCTGCCCTCCCACCTCTACAGCTCTGACATGTGCTGAAGGACCAGATGCTTTAGTGATGCAAatcagcccagctctgctctggtcACTGGAGTTGTGCCCATATACTCCAGCCAAGGTCTTCCCTGTGATGCCAAAGGACCCTGTGAGCCCACAAGCCAGTGAACCATCTCTGCTTATTTCCAGCTGAGCCTCTCACCCGTGGGTGAAGGATTTCCCCACTCTGACCCGTGAAATACCTCCCCTTTAACTGTCAGGACAGCCATGAGTGAGTGAGCCCTTCTGAATCATGCGCTGCTTCAGGCTTTGTAGCTTTTGGATGGAAAGGGATGCTGAGGTTAGCCTCAGGCAGCGTGAGCAAGTTTGAGGAACACTTGCagtttctaaaaaaagaaaaaaaaaagaactctgTTTTGTCTGCGGTCTGGTGGCCTTAGCCAGGGAAATCTGTTTGCTGGGACAGTTTTAGTGCACATGGGAAAGAGGGGCCAGGAGGGAAAGCTGAGATGCACGCAGCTCCTGAAATGCCTGCTGAGATGGTGGTCAGCCGTGCCAGTGGACCTCTCCAGTGCGAGCAGGAATGGAACAAACCTTCATGCTAAAACCCCTCTCTACTACTAATATTGAAGAGCCTCACACCTCAAGCCCAAAgcatgaaatttatttttcccttcatcaCCTTGTCAGACTTCTCCCCCTCCTTAAAACAGCTCACATCTCCATCTCCCCTGTGTCCTCTCAGTCCCTTATTCCCCTTGTCCTGCGTCTTTTCACAAGGGGCCAGCTCTTTAGGAGGGAGGCTGAGCATCTCCCTTTGCTCGCCCTGGACGCTGTCCTCAAGCCCCTTGTCCCTCCCCACTGCGTgtcccccagcctccccccgTCATCCAGCACGGCAACGAGGAGCAGCCCATCAGGAATGGGCAGATGTGACATTTCCCTTCGGCCAAACACCTCCATCTTCTGAAATGCCAGAGCTGCCGAGCAATTACCCGGCACGCAAGGCAGGCCAGTGAAAGGCAGTTTATTGGGGACATGCTGACAACAAAGTGCCACcggctccctcctccctttgCCAACAACAACAGcctttcatgtgttttaaagTGCAATCTCAGGCTAAATGTGTGGGGCCAGAAGCACCGAGACACACCAGCAAGGGGACTGATGTCACTCAGGGACATTAGGGTCatgtgtccccccctcccccccagaAAGGGGCTTGGAAGAGGGACCCTGGGAAtggctttggaaaagaaaaaaaaatgggtttgcCCCACGACCGCCTGCAGCCAGCCTGGATCTCATCCAGAACTATCCCCACGCTGAAACAAAAGGAGGAGTGGAAACCAGAGGCACCAGCCGTCCCACCCCACATCGGGATGTGTTACACCTCGGAGGGAGAAGTGCCAGAGAAAGGGTGAAAACCAGCAGGGCCATGGCTGTACATGGCTTTTGCACCTCTGAGGGAGACGTGGGAGAGCAGAGAGTGCTGTGATGCTGCCgtctctctgctttctgcagtgttAAGACTCCCCAGAGCAGCTTTCAAGCAGCATCACATCCCAAATCCTACCCGAGAGGCATAAAATTGGACCAGGACACTCTCCTATCTGGCCGGAGGGAAAATGGAGTAAATCCATGTCTGCGCCCCTGCTTTTAACAGCACGCAGAGCTGCTCCTTGGGAACAAGACACCTTGGAAAATGGAAGATCTAGCCTCTACACTGTGGCTGCCATTTCACCCCTTGGCAGCAGCGAGCCTgtgcccagctgcagccagaaTCAACAGGGACTTTTTTgtccccagcagagctggggctgccagcATGGAGCATCCTGCACTGCCACCCAACCTTCCTCCTCCATCCGCAGGGACGCGTGGAGCCCACTGAGCCCGCGAGGGAGGGAGGCCTCCATGGCGCAGCGAATGCCCCTGGTGAATCCCAAGGGCTGACTCCCCCACGCGCCCGAAGGCAGCCTGTCTGCCTCTCCTCCCGCACGGGGATCCAGCACTGCGCCACCCAGACCGCCAGCGAGAGGAAGAAGGCAGCTATTGCCTGCTGGTCTTGGCTTCAGGTGGTGtagggagagaagaagaaacccCCGGAAAGGGAGTTGTACCACCCTAGCCCCCGGCGTAGCCAGTGCAGACAGGTCAGACCGGGGTCTGGGGGATCACCTCCTCCCAGAAGGCTGAAATTAAAGGTTTGGCACAACCAGCCTGCAGGCACTGCCTCCCTCTTGCTTGCAGAGAGCCGTGACCCCTCTGAGGGCCAGAGACTTTCCAAAAAAGACACACAACTGATGCTACAGCACAGCCAAACAGGGCTACAACAGTTAGTGGCAGCCAGTAATCCCACACAGACCATTTTCTTCAATGTTTCCCAGTGTATTAATGAAAATCCTGAGCCTAAACTGCACTGATTTCATTCAGCTCTGTCAGCTGTGCTgcttgggaaaacaaaacaggtcaAGCAGACTTGCAAAGCCAGGTGTTTTCCCCCCAGAGCTCCTTAAATCTTTTATATTAAAGCAGCTTTGCATTTCATCTGAAAAGCAACCACTCCAAGGTGCAACCTGAGGCTCTGGCAGCCCCACCACCCAACGCATCAGCTCCAACCCTTGAACTCATCTCCCCAAACTACAAGAAAGCAGCTAAGTAGCAGGGCTAATatcagccccagcagctgccaagCACTGCaggtcagcagcagagcagttAGTTTGCAAGCTGTGTTGCCTTTGGCAGCTGCTGCGAGCTCTTGAGGCCAAACTTTTTGATGGGATGCATCACACACGCTGGGGGTTGGCAGCTGGAAAGGCCAGATCCTGGGTCAGGCATCTCTGCTTGAGCGATGCCTCAGCTAATAGTAAGATGCGATGTATAATCAGGGCTGAGATGAATAAGCAGAGACGGAAAGGAGCTAAGTGAAGCAGCAAGGTGGGATGGGGGTTAGACCTTGGGAGCATGAAGCTAActggaaaaccagaaagaaatggaGTTGGCTTATCAAGAGAAGAGCACGCTGCAGGGATGTGATGACCACCTCTAACTAGCCCTGTGGCTCAGCTCCTTGAGGAAGGGCAAGGGAGCTGATGACCTACCAGCCCTCATCTCTCACAGTCACAGAATATGTGGAAAAAGttcaagcacagaaaagaacaaCATTGTTTTCCACATCCCCTCGGAGCCGGATGAGGAATCTCAAGCTCAACTTGCAGCAAAGGGGTGTGCGACAGACACTGAGGAACACCTGTAACAAGAAAGGCTGCGATCCTTGGGATCACAAAGTTCAGCGATACCAACCCTGAGGTGCACCAACAGCTTGGGAACCTGCACCGGTTACAACCCCAGCCCTTCCGCGAAGAACCAGAGCACACTCACCTATCCTGGTGGGGAAGATGTCCTCGTTGTTAATGAGCATCTCGATCCAGTCCATCAGCATACACATGTACTGAGGGGCCGACAGCTTGGTCGGCTTCTTGTATTTGCTATCGTCCTGCCACCTGTACTCATACTTGAGCCCGCCCGACATGATGGGGCAACTCTTCTCCGTGCAGTACTCTGACATGGTGCCATAGATGAGGTTGATGCGGTTGAAGAAGTCCACCACATGCACAGCGATCCAGTCGTTGATGCTCTCACCAGGAGGCAGCTGCACCACCGCTTTCAGGTCCAGCCCGGACTTGAGGGAGGCCTGGGCTTTCTTGTACAGCTCGAAGCGCTGGGTGCCGGGCTCAAACTTCTTTCGGGGACGaaaagttttgtctttgttgaagACTTGCTTGAGACACAACGCCATCATTGGCAGGGCCGGCCACGGTGAGGGCAGAGGCTGGGCACAATGTGAAACCCAAGGCTGGGGTCTTCAGGGGTGGGGGTttctgggaagagaaggagaaatttCGGTCACCCATGAAGGCAGCTGCACACATGGGCACGCTTGCAGAGACAAATTCGCACCAGGATGCTGGCTGGCCCCGCTGCTGCGGCAGCACGTGAGGACTGAGATTTAGGGTGAGCTTCTGGCCCTTCTACACTCACCAAGGTCACCTGGCGCAGCTGCTGCCACCTgacacagcagctcctggcaccAGAGAGGGCAGGTGTTGCCACACGTGCCCCACTCAGAGCTCGATGGCAGagcccttcctccctcctgagCATGCCAGGAGCTCATCGGGCTCCAGCCAGCCTCTTACCTCTGGAGCTTTTATCAATAACTGCTGCAATAAAGTGAGAGTCACGGTATCGATGGAGCTCACCAGCCCAGACAGTCCCAACCTGGTGGGACTTTCCTCTTCCAGCAAAGGGGAAGTGTCTCTTTCCCAGGGATTTCTCAATACAAATAACCCCTGACCCTGGTGTGGCGGCTGGCGAGCAATGCCCTGGGGACTTCGCTGCGACCGCAGCGGGCTGCTggttcacacagccccagcGCCGAGATCAATGGGAAAAGGGgggattatttttgttattttgccCCGTGTGTTTgttcaaaagaacaaaacccgCATCCGAAGGAGGGAAGCGGTGGCCCAGCACAGCAAGGCGAGgtgccaggatgctgctggccctCCAGGCGCGCACACAATGCACACAGGAGCAGTTGGGGTGGCAAGCGATGCTTCGGGTGACTCGGTCTGGAAGTCACGACTCGGCAAAGCGCTGAGCTCACTCCTTCCTGCCCGAGGTTAGCAGCAAGGACGAGGGCTGCggtatttccctttttttcttttcctccctgaaGCTCCAGTGGAAACCCCACCTGCCCCAGACTGTCCCGGACAGGCTGAAATACACTTTGTGCATTTAGTTACCTGTGCTCCTCACTGGTGGTGTTAATGTGAGATCAAGGCCCCCTTGTACTAAACAGTTTGCTGAGGCTTAGGGAAGAGAAAGTCCTCCAACAGCCTCTCCCTGACGGGAGGAGATGaagaaagagttaaaataaagggaagaaaaagattgaTGGAAAGGGGAAGTGAGTTAGCCAAAGTCACGAGCAGGAGGGAATGGTGCCCAAGCGAGACCTGGATGCACATTCATCATTAAAAAGACAGCTTTCAGCCAAAAGCTTGCTATATAAACTCTGTTTTCTAAACTTAGTCCCAAGCCACAGGCTGATCCTATTTTGCTCAGCAGAGACCAGCTAAACATCTCACAAGGGAATCCCAGTGCTCCCCTCAAAGCCCACCCATGGGGGCATCactgggaggcagcaggaccTCGTGATCACCCCAAACACTGGCAGGATCTGCCCTGTGGGGATTTCTGCACCACAGCCAGCATGTGGCTGCAAGGGGAAAACCCTGGTGTGGCTGCAAGGCAAACCCTGGCGTGGGTGCAAGCCCTGGCATGGGTGCTGTTAGTGCGCTAACCACAGCCTTTCCCGCAGGCTGGAGTGATGCTTTGCCACCATTACGTAGCTCACGGCATGGTGGTACCCAACCTCGCCACGTTCTGCTATACCCAGGTACAAGCAGACCCAAAACCGTGTGTTTTTAGGTGCTTTTTGCCTCACAGAGCAGGTCACAGCCATCATGCAATGTTTTGCAGATAGCCCGGTATTACAGTCAACCTGCATACCTTCCCTATTCATGTAACTGGGTGGGATTTTAACGGCTCCAGCCCTGTTATCCTCATTTGTTGCTGAAGGGCAATGACTGGGAGATATTTCTTGGatgctttttcctcccctgccccaagcAGCCAGCTCTGGCCATGTCAAAGGTCTTGTTCcccacttcaaaaaaaagagcatgagCTCTCCAAAATGCCAGCCGATGGAGGGAGCCGGCATCATGTCATGACTCCTACCTGTCCTGAGGGGAAGGGTCTCCAGTATGGCAGCGCCGAGGGAGCCCAGCAAAGGCCAGGGGATTCTGGGCGCAGTGAGGCTGTAGAGAGAAGCCCTTATCTGGGGCTTCCCACCCAGCTGTCACGTATTCAAGGCACATCCTGTTGACACCACCTCTAAAAAAAGGCTTCTTGGGGAGTTTGTTAATGCATAACAGTTtctaaaatacatacatatacatacatatctATTTTATATAACTACTGCAATGGGGATCCTAATCTAGTAAGGTCAGAAGTGCCGGGCTTCCCTTTGGGATGAGGCATCCAGCAGGGTCTGCCCACACGGAGGTAGACGTGATGGGGCTGGGCAGTGCTCAGCCCCGCAGCCAgcgtgggagggagggggccaGCAGCACCTCTGGTGCTTTtgcccccccccaaatcccttgTCACTAACTGGCTGTGCCACCAAGGCAGGACATGGGGCTACCACCACCGAACCAGGACACAGGGCTctccctgccttgctgctgtCCATACTCTCCTACATggattgtttttcctctctctctctctcctatCACCAGCCAGTGGCAGAGGGCTCTGGCTGAAACACAAAGGCcgttaaaataagcaaaaataaacaatcGAGCCCCTAACAAGAAGTCAAGATTTCCCCATCTGACACGTGGCAACTTCCCAGGACAGGGATGATGCAGCAGCACCCAGTAATCCGTCCTGCAGCTCCCTCATCCCCGTCCCCAGCCAGTCCACAACCCCTGACAAAGCTGCCCCTTTGCCCAGCACCCAAATAAAGCCCAGTGACTGCCCCTGGATGGGCATCGCACGGCACCACTCTGAGCCTGTGCCCTCGCTCTCTTTGCCAGGACGATGGAGGATGAACAGCTTGGTTATCCCTGTGTTAGACCGGACTGATGCCACCAGGTGACACAGTCCCTCCGGGTTAACATCAGTGCAGACGGGGACTGGGATCTAACCTAGGGGGTTTCCCTGGGAATTCAGCAAGGCCAGTCATGCCAACAGACATTTCTCCGTGTCGTCATTTCTGCTGGCCTTGGCTCCATTCGCTCTGCTCCAGGAGCTATTGCTGTTTGCAGGCTCTTCCATGCAGAGACTGGGTTGTTCTGGGGCAATgagaatcgtagaatcatagaattgttttggttggaaaagacctttaagatcatcaagtccagccattaacccagcactaccaaggccaccactaaaccacatccctaagcaccacatctacacgtcttttaaatacctccagggatggtgactccaccagttccccgggcagcctgttccactgcttgacaaacattttggtgaagaaatatttcttaatatccaatctaaaccttccctggcacaacttgaggccatttcctctggCAGATGATATCCCATCAAATGTGTCACTTGCAggggccatcagcagtgaaaccAGTTCTGGATGGCTACGGGGATGTTCCCTTGTTCCTGTGCCTCACACTGCAAGTCCGCTGCAAATATTGAGCTGCTCCCTGGGAAATAAACTCTGCATCTCATCTCCTGAAGCCAGACCTGCAACTCATCCCACAACTGCATCTCTGCATCATCCACAAGTGGATCTCTGTGTTACCCTGCAAGCTGCTCTCACTCGTCAGGCAGGTGGAAATGTGCTTCATGCTTCAGTACCATCCCAATAACACActggttcaaaaaaaaaaaaaaaaaaaaagagagcaacaAACCTGTTAAACATCTGCGGGGTGTTTTCCTACCATGCATCTGTT
This DNA window, taken from Nyctibius grandis isolate bNycGra1 chromosome 8, bNycGra1.pri, whole genome shotgun sequence, encodes the following:
- the MOB3C gene encoding MOB kinase activator 3C isoform X2, with amino-acid sequence MMALCLKQVFNKDKTFRPRKKFEPGTQRFELYKKAQASLKSGLDLKAVVQLPPGESINDWIAVHVVDFFNRINLIYGTMSEYCTEKSCPIMSGGLKYEYRWQDDSKYKKPTKLSAPQYMCMLMDWIEMLINNEDIFPTRIGVPFPKQFQQVCTKILTRLFRVFVHVYIHHFDSIINMGAEAHVNTCYKHFYYFIREFSLVDHRELEPLKEMTERICH
- the MOB3C gene encoding MOB kinase activator 3C isoform X1, producing MMALCLKQVFNKDKTFRPRKKFEPGTQRFELYKKAQASLKSGLDLKAVVQLPPGESINDWIAVHVVDFFNRINLIYGTMSEYCTEKSCPIMSGGLKYEYRWQDDSKYKKPTKLSAPQYMCMLMDWIEMLINNEDIFPTRIGVPFPKQFQQVCTKILTRLFRVFVHVYIHHFDSIINMGAEAHVNTCYKHFYYFIREFSLVDHRELEPLVRMPQGWGGGGGESGVG